The sequence CCGAAGGTGTTGGACTCCTCGACGGTGATGACACCGTCCTTGCCGACCTTGTCCATGGCCTCGGCGATCAGCTCGCCGACCTGCTGGTCCTGGGCGGACAGCGCGGCCACGGCGGCGATGTCGGACTTCTCGTCGATCGGGCGGGCCGTGGCGAGCAGGTCCTCGGAGATCGCCTTGACGGCGGCGTCGATGCCCTTCTTCAGGGCGGCCGGGGAGGCACCGGCGGCGACATTGCGCAGGCCCTCGCGGACCAGCGCCTGGGCGAGCACGGTGGCGGTGGTGGTGCCGTCACCCGCGATGTCGTTGGTCTTGGTCGCCACCTCCTTCACCAGCTGCGCGCCGAGGTTCTCGTACGGGTCCTCGATCTCGACCTCGCGGGCGATCGTGACACCGTCGTTGGTGATGGTCGGGGCGCCGAACTTCTTGTCGATGACGACGTTGCGACCCTTGGGGCCGATCGTCACCTTCACCGTGTCGGCCAGCTTGTTGACGCCGCGCTCGAGGGCGCGACGGGCGTCCTCGTCGAACTTCAGGATCTTCGCCATGACAGCGGGAGCCCTCTCGGAATCTTGTGGGTAAAAGACGAACTGCGCCCCGGACGCCCGGCTTCGTTATCGGTCGCGGGGGCCAGGGGCGCAGCTCAGAGCAAAGGTTTGCCCGGGGTGAATTACTTCTCGATGATCGCGAGCACGTCGCGAGCCGAGAGGACGAGGAACTCCTCGCCGTTGTACTTCACCTCGGTGCCGCCGTACTTGCTGTACAGCACGACGTCGCCGACCTTGACGTCGAGCGGCAGGCGCTCGCCGTTCTCGAAGCGACCCGGACCGACGGCGAGGACGGCGCCCTCCTGGGGCTTCTCCTTCGCGGTGTCCGGGATGACCAGGCCAGAGGCCGTGGTCTGCTCGGCGTCCAGCGGCTGGACCACGATGCGGTCCTCGAGCGGCTTGATGGCAACCTTGGAGCTGGCGGTCGTCACGATCCGACCTCCCCCTTCGGAGATCTCACGGGGTTAACTGTCTGAGGTGGCGACCAGGTCGATCCGTCGTCGCGGGTGCCGGATCTGCCCGTCGCTTTGTTGGCACTCTCCAGTGGGGAGTGCCAGAGCCGAGACTATGACCGGGATTAGCACTCGGTCAAGCGGAGTGCCAATGCCGTGCGGCGCGTCGGCCGAAATCGCAGGTGCGGCAGCGTGGGTCGGCGGGCGGTGCCGGGCGTGCCGTACCAGGGGCTGGGCGCCCCCGGAGCCCCGCTGTCGGCCTGCGGCCTCCGTCTTCAGATGCCGGACGGGCTGGATCGACTACAGGTAGTCCTCCAGCCTCGCCGCCGTCAGGTTTCGTCCGTGGATGGCGTCCAGGAGGCGGGCCGTGGGGGTCTCCGGGAGGAGGCGGACGATGTCACCCGGGCGGAGGTGGTGCGGGCCCCGGGGGTAGATGAGGCCCGTCGGGGTGAGGGTGGCGCGCCACAGGACGACGGCCGTGGTGCCGCAGTCGGCGGCCGCGCGCAGGGTCGTCGCGTCGTACGAGCCCCGGGGCGGGCGCAGGAGCCGGGTGCGGCGGGCGCAGAGCGCGGCGCGCTGGGCGGCGTACGGCTTCCCCGCCAGGGGCCGGAGTCCGGGGGTGAACCGGGTCACCGGGACGCGGAGTCCGCGGGGCGCGGCGGTGCGGCGGGGGTCGCGGCCGGTGGCGTCGTAGGTGAGGAAGACGACCCGGTCGTGGGTGGGGACGTGGTCCACGACCGGGGGCAGGGGCCGGCGGGACGGCGGCGCGGCGAGCGGCCGGAGGTGCGGCCGCACCCCCTCCGCCGCCTTCCTGCCGAGGCGTTCGATGGGTACGACGGGCTGGGCGCACCCGGCGAGCAGCAGTGCCGCGGCGAGGACCCCGGCAGCCACCGGGGCCGCGCCTCGCGCACGCCGCCTCACCGACGCCCCGCCGGACACCTCACCGCACCCCCCGCGGCCGACGCGACCGCCGCGGCCGACTCACAGGTAGTCCTCCAGCCGTGCCACCGCGTACCCCTCGCGCGTCACCTTGTTGAGGAAGCGGCGCATGTCGTCGACCATCGTGCCGTCCCAGTCGCTGCGGCCCCGGAAGTGGGTGAGGACGATGTCGCCC is a genomic window of Streptomyces sp. WP-1 containing:
- the groES gene encoding co-chaperone GroES encodes the protein MTTASSKVAIKPLEDRIVVQPLDAEQTTASGLVIPDTAKEKPQEGAVLAVGPGRFENGERLPLDVKVGDVVLYSKYGGTEVKYNGEEFLVLSARDVLAIIEK